From one Lycium ferocissimum isolate CSIRO_LF1 chromosome 7, AGI_CSIRO_Lferr_CH_V1, whole genome shotgun sequence genomic stretch:
- the LOC132062337 gene encoding chitinase 2-like, with protein MESFKFCISSLVLQALFNTFPTAEAVPAVCSEVFREYIGAEGKNVTFSDVPINPNIEFHFLLSFAIDYTNTSSPEPTNGNFLVYWDTDNLTPSHISSIKAQYKNVKVGMSLGGDTVNGKNATFAPTSITSWVRNAVYSITKIANEYNLDAIDIDYEHFNADPDTFAECIGRLLYYLKQNNVVSYTSIAPYADDSVQVHYLALWKKYGHIIDYVNFQFYAYEKGTTIPQFLQYFEIQRYNYKGGKILVSFGTDNSGGLSPKHGFFDACTILRSQGNLHGIFIWSADDSTNDRFLYEKLSQDLLASAI; from the coding sequence ATGGAGTCTTTCAAATTCTGCATCTCTTCTCTTGTCCTTCAAGCTCTCTTCAATACTTTCCCTACGGCCGAGGCAGTCCCAGCAGTGTGCTCTGAGGTTTTTAGAGAATACATTGGAGCTGAGGGAAAGAATGTCACATTCTCTGACGTCCCAATTAATCCAAATATTGAGTTTCACTTCCTCCTCTCGTTTGCTATAGACTACACAAACACAAGTTCACCAGAACCCACTAATGGTAACTTCCTGGTCTATTGGGACACTGATAACCTCACCCCTTCTCATATTTCTTCCATCAAGGCCCAGTATAAAAACGTTAAGGTAGGTATGAGTCTCGGTGGTGATACAGTGAATGGTAAAAATGCCACTTTCGCTCCTACTTCAATTACTTCTTGGGTGAGAAATGCAGTATATTCAATCACCAAGATAGCGAATGAGTACAACCTGGATGCAATAGATATAGATTATGAACACTTCAATGCAGATCCAGATACATTCGCCGAGTGCATCGGGCGACTATTGTACTACCTTAAACAAAACAATGTCGTCTCTTACACATCAATAGCACCATATGCAGATGACTCAGTGCAGGTGCATTATTTAGCACTCTGGAAAAAGTATGGTCATATAATAGACTATGTCAATTTCCAATTTTATGCCTATGAAAAGGGCACAACCATTCCTCAGTTCCTGCAGTACTTTGAAATCCAGAGGTATAACTACAAAGGAGGCAAGATTCTAGTGAGCTTTGGAACTGACAACAGTGGTGGCTTGTCTCCTAAACATGGATTCTTTGATGCATGCACCATACTAAGGAGTCAGGGAAATCTTCATGGTATTTTTATTTGGTCTGCAGATGACTCTACGAATGATCGTTTTCTATATGAAAAGCTGTCACAGGACCTCTTAGCCAGTGCAATTTAA
- the LOC132062988 gene encoding uncharacterized protein LOC132062988 — MRTIFVIGSVVMFTRSLAPFKRQGIRINVLCPEFVQTDLAEKVNSSTIDQLRGYLPMERVVEGAFELIRDESKAGSCLWITDRRGMSIGQLLQKKQNTSSTLRKHA, encoded by the exons ATGAGAACAATTTTTGTTATAGGGAGTGTTGTCATGTTTACGAGATCACTTGCTCCTTTTAAGCGCCAAGGAATCCGCATCAATGTGCTCTGCCCTGAGTT TGTCCAAACTGACTTGGCAGAAAAGGTCAATTCTTCAACTATTGATCAACTTCGAGGGTATCTTCCTATGGAACGTGTGGTGGAAG GTGCTTTTGAACTAATCAGAGATGAGAGTAAAGCAGGGTCATGTCTTTGGATTACTGACAGAAGGGGCATGAGTATTGGCCAACTCCTGCAGAAGAAGCAAAATACCTCCTCCACTCTTCGAAAGCACGCATAA
- the LOC132062989 gene encoding chitinase 2-like: MKSLEFCISLLVLQTLLTISHSIEAVSARSPGVFREYIGALGVNVTFSDVPINPNIEFHFLLSFAIDYTNTKSPEPTNGDFLIYWDTDNLTPSHISSVKARYKNVKVGMSLGGDTVNGKNATFAPTSIASWVRNAIYSITKIAKEYNLDAIDIDYEHFKADPDTFAECIGRLLYYLKQNNVVSYTSIAPYADDSVQVHYLALWRKYGHLIDYVNFQFYAYKKGTTIPQFLQYFETQSCNYKGGKILVSLGTNNIGGLSPEHGFFDACTILKRLGKLHGIFIWSADDSMEDHFRYEKLSQDLLASAI, encoded by the coding sequence ATGAAGTCTTTAGAATTCTGCATCTCCCTTCTTGTTCTTCAGACTCTCTTGACCATCTCCCATTCAATCGAGGCAGTTTCAGCACGCTCCCCTGGGGTTTTCAGAGAATATATTGGAGCTTTAGGAGTAAACGTCACATTCTCTGATGTCCCAATTAATCCAAATATTGAGTTTCACTTCCTCCTCTCGTTTGCTATAGACTACACAAACACAAAATCACCCGAACCCACTAATGGTGACTTCTTGATCTATTGGGACACTGATAACCTCACCCCTTCTCATATTTCTTCAGTCAAGGCCCGGTATAAAAACGTTAAGGTGGGAATGAGCCTCGGTGGTGATACAGTGAATGGTAAAAATGCCACCTTTGCTCCTACATCAATTGCTTCTTGGGTGAGAAATGCAATATATTCAATCACCAAGATAGCAAAAGAGTATAACCTGGATGCAATAGATATAGATTATGAACACTTCAAAGCAGATCCAGATACATTCGCCGAGTGCATCGGGCGACTGTTGTACTATCTTAAACAAAATAATGTTGTCTCTTACACATCGATAGCACCATATGCAGATGATTCAGTGCAAGTGCACTATTTAGCACTCTGGAGAAAGTATGGTCATCTAATAGACTAtgtcaacttccaattttacgCCTACAAAAAGGGCACAACCATCCCTCAATTCCTGCAGTACTTTGAAACACAAAGTTGCAACTATAAAGGAGGCAAGATTCTTGTGAGTTTAGGAACCAACAATATTGGAGGCTTGTCTCCTGAACATGGATTCTTTGATGCATGCACCATACTAAAGAGGCTGGGAAAACTCCATGGTATCTTTATTTGGTCTGCAGATGACTCTATGGAAGATCATTTCCGATACGAAAAGCTGTCACAGGACCTCTTAGCAAGTGCAATTTAA